Proteins encoded by one window of Channa argus isolate prfri chromosome 1, Channa argus male v1.0, whole genome shotgun sequence:
- the LOC137128806 gene encoding sterile alpha motif domain-containing protein 3-like, producing MVPVRLRVILDHNDARKLILPRGFPDSIEELCQTIRTSFGLQEEIRLQYQDADFGNEFINLSDISEISDKANLKVIYLQKNVVEDATTHYPVVPGPSDTSSVSSETDNTEPFSSTSTESSPSTRHCVWPSVFTIPGFKYDAALELERANAEYKRSGTFLSPSPKLKSHILERLAEEIIKFKAYPTDNDLNDVAEALVKTHPCLREQGSFNGCYGWKISLKYKMANFRTKLRGLGCAEVEINSLKNKATDKRSLAALNVKKPKRAEVNYCPEHPKGETTESLEQERIAMLSEFRKKNNDLIVTEKMEKTFSYRRQEVLQGQPMIADFKSRWPALFTAKEIDKEFMRISTVPLLSTFFAELDRYIPRLTEVFRCKGGIAGKKIRQLMLAISKDDNVHTRRACILRSLCIYLNEDHEKLVKEYLDTDLEAHSNMEQTVMGVYVILKDGALPDDDPHDIGVLIEGVEVLTGLGNIALACALLFGLIYCLDLSYPAELKCTFEVLQKLFLNLDGQRLSSKVQFLKNKLLE from the exons ATGGTCCCTGTAAGACTGAGGGTCATCCTTGATCACAATGATGCCAGAAAGCTCATTCTGCCAAGAGGGTTTCCAGACTCTATAGAAGAATTGTGCCAGACTATAAGGACAAGTTTTGGATTGCAAGAAGAGATTCGCCTTCAGTACCAAGATGCAGACTTTGGGAATGAGTTTATCAATTTATCAGACATTTCTGAAATAAGTGACAAAGCCAATCTTAAAGTGATATACCTGCAAAAAAATGTAGTTGAAGATGCCACAACACATTATCCAGTGGTACCTGGCCCATCAGACACCTCATCAGTCTCCTCAGAAACGGATAATACAGAGCCTTTTTCATCTACATCTACTGAATCTTCACCATCTACAAGACACTGTGTTTGGCCAAGTGTTTTCACCATTCCAGGTTTTAAGTATGATGCAGCACTTGAACTTGAAAGGGCAAATGCCGAGTACAAGAGAAGTGGAACCTTTTTGAGTCCGTCACCAAAACTGAAATCACACATTTTGGAGCGATTGGCAGAAGAAATCATTAAGTTCAAAGCTTACCCAACTGACAATGATTTGAATGATGTTGCAGAGGCCCTTGTTAAAACTCATCCTTGCTTGAGAGAACAGGGATCTTTCAATGGCTGTTATGGGTGGAAGATAAGTCTCAAGTATAAAATGGCCAACTTCCGGACCAAACTACGAGGCCTTGGGTGTGCTGAAGTAGAGATAAATTCATTGAAAAACAAGGCCACTGATAAAAGAAGCCTAGCAGCATTGAATgtgaaaaaaccaaaaagagcTGAAGTGAACTACTGTCCAGAGCATCCAAAAGGAGAAACCACTGAGAGTCTCGAACAGGAGAGAATTGCAATGCTGTCAgaatttagaaagaaaaataatgaccTTATAGTGACCGAGAAAATGGAGAAGACTTTCTCATACAGAAGACAAGAAGTTCTTCAAGGACAACCCATGATTGCAGACTTTAAGAGCAGATGGCCAGCACTCTTTACTGCAAAGGAG ATTGATAAGGAGTTCATGAGGATTTCCACTGTTCCCCTACTCTCTACATTTTTTGCCGAGCTTGACCGATACATTCCACGATTGACGGAAGTCTTTAGGTGTAAAGGCGGTAtagctggaaaaaaaataagacagcTCATGCTTGCCATTTCTAAG GATGACAATGTACATACCAGAAGAGCTTGCATCCTTAGGTCTTTATGCATCTACCTGAATGAAGACCATGAAAAACTAGTGAAGGAATATCTG GACACAGACCTTGAGGCACATAGTAACATGGAGCAAACAGTGATGGGAGTGTATGTCATACTGAAGGATGGTGCGCTGCCTGACGATGACCCACATGACATTGGTGTCCTCATTGAAGGTGTGGAAGTACTCACTGGCTTGGGGAACATTGCACTGGCTTGTGCTCTGTTATTTGGACTCATTTACTGTTTGGACCTAAGCTACCCAGCAGAGCTCAAATGCACTTTTGAAGTCTTACAGAAGCTCTTTCTCAATCTTGATGGACAAAGGTTGTCATCCAAGGTTCAGTTTCTCAAAAATAAGCTTCTTGAGTAA
- the LOC137102345 gene encoding secretory phospholipase A2 receptor-like, with protein sequence MSKAVLFFLTLSGMCASYTLRVKYFYFVRRQLTWNDALNYCREMSFHLATVANLNENAKLSFIPDVGSIVWLGLYDDLRIWNWAIGNAYFNNDIDFDNWALDEPYDTRTVESCALMSTQGIWHDTPCSNLHSAVCYDEQDPSTYIFVQTDMTWSQARDYCRSNHTDLASITTTNENNEIASLLSSSAWIGLHRKPWAWADASLSTFNNWDDNEPSSSAKNMLSCAGVNTTTRKWWNADCDEQHYFVCQNVSYFQSSTSTVQQKSKTTYKLKFSSEADLTNPSAQQQILDQLHAKLKNYELPEVKLHWVQTDGQTFQKKEKMTTAQGSCG encoded by the exons ATGAGTAAAGCGGTGCtgttttttctcactctctcag GAATGTGTGCTTCATATACATTGAGGGTCAAATACTTCTACTTCGTGCGGAGGCAACTGACCTGGAATGATGCTTTGAATTACTGCAGAGAAATGTCTTTTCACCTGGCCACAGTAGCAAACCTGAATGAAAATGCGAAACTAAGTTTCATCCCCGACGTGGGAAGTATAGTATGGTTAGGGCTTTACGATGACCTTAGGATTTGGAATTGGGCAATTGGAAATGCATATTTCAACAATGATATAGATTTTGATAATTGGGCCCTAGATGAGCCATATGACACAAGGACAGTGGAGAGCTGTGCTTTGATGTCAACACAAGGGATATGGCATGACACACCATGTTCGAATCTGCATTCTGCAGTCTGCTATGATG AACAAGATCCATCcacatacatttttgtgcaAACTGATATGACTTGGAGCCAGGCTAGAGACTACTGTAGGTCCAACCACACTGACTTGGCCAGTATTACTACCACGAATGAGAACAACGAGATCGCCTCACTGCTGTCAAGCAGTGCCTGGATCGGTCTCCACAGAAAGCCGTGGGCTTGGGCTGACGCGAGtctctctacttttaataaCTGGGATGACAACGAGCCCAGCAGCAGTGCAAAAAATATGCTTTCATGTGCCGGCGTCAACACAACCACACGAAAATGGTGGAATGCTGACTGTGATGAACAGCACTATTTTGTCTGTCAAAATGTGTCTTATTTCCAAAGCAGCACATCCACCGTTCAGCAAAAATCAAAAACCACATACAAGCTCAAGTTCAGCTCTGAAGCAGACTTGACCAACCCTTCTGCTCAACAACAAATTCTAGATCAG CTGCATGCTAAACTGAAGAATTATGAATTACCAGAAGTAAAACTCCACTGGGTCCAGACTGATGGACAGACctttcaaaagaaagaaaagatgacAACTGCACAAG GATCATGTGGCTGA